A genomic region of Micromonospora sp. NBRC 110009 contains the following coding sequences:
- a CDS encoding 4-(cytidine 5'-diphospho)-2-C-methyl-D-erythritol kinase has product MTEAWRPDDEDEQRRRGASGPVKVRVPAKVNLHLGVGPLRRDGYHELNTVYHAISIYDELTARRGDTLTLTMEGEGTGELALDDSNLVIRAAHALAGYAGVLPHARLHLRKQIPLAGGLAGGSADAAAALVACDALWGTGLSRDQLADIAADLGSDVPFLIHGGTALGTGRGEAVSPVLARPTSWHWVVAVADGGLSTPAAYRELDRLRDAGSAGEPLGSTDALLAALRQRDPRVLAAALGNDLQDAALTMRPALAETLKAGEAAGALAGLVSGSGPTCVFLATDEAHAARIAADLATAGVCREARVAHGPVAGARIV; this is encoded by the coding sequence GTGACCGAGGCCTGGCGTCCGGACGACGAGGACGAGCAGCGGCGGCGGGGCGCCAGCGGCCCGGTCAAGGTCCGGGTGCCCGCCAAGGTCAACCTGCACCTCGGGGTGGGCCCGCTGCGCCGCGACGGCTACCACGAGCTGAACACCGTCTACCACGCGATCTCCATCTACGACGAGCTCACCGCCCGGCGGGGCGACACCCTCACCCTCACGATGGAGGGCGAGGGCACCGGTGAGCTGGCCCTGGACGACTCCAACCTGGTGATCCGCGCCGCCCACGCCCTCGCCGGGTACGCGGGGGTGCTGCCGCACGCCCGGCTGCACCTGCGCAAGCAGATCCCGCTCGCCGGCGGGCTCGCCGGGGGCAGCGCCGACGCGGCCGCCGCCCTGGTGGCCTGCGACGCCCTCTGGGGCACCGGGCTGTCCCGGGACCAGTTGGCCGACATCGCCGCCGACCTCGGCTCCGACGTGCCGTTCCTGATCCACGGCGGCACCGCGCTCGGCACCGGCCGGGGCGAGGCGGTCAGCCCGGTGCTGGCCCGCCCCACCTCCTGGCACTGGGTGGTGGCCGTCGCCGACGGTGGCCTCTCCACCCCGGCCGCCTACCGGGAGCTGGACCGGCTCCGCGACGCCGGCAGCGCGGGCGAGCCGCTGGGCAGCACCGACGCGCTGCTCGCCGCGCTGCGCCAGCGCGACCCGCGGGTGCTCGCCGCCGCCCTCGGCAACGACCTCCAGGACGCCGCGCTGACCATGCGCCCCGCGCTGGCCGAGACGCTGAAGGCGGGGGAGGCGGCCGGCGCGCTCGCCGGCCTCGTCTCCGGCTCCGGCCCGACCTGCGTCTTCCTCGCCACCGACGAGGCGCACGCCGCCCGGATCGCCGCCGACCTGGCGACCGCCGGCGTCTGCCGGGAGGCCCGGGTCGCCCACGGCCCGGTCGCCGGAGCGCGCATCGTCTGA
- a CDS encoding ABC-F family ATP-binding cassette domain-containing protein, which yields MANIVNLDRVFKGYGAAGPLLTDVSLGLDDADRVGVVGLNGAGKSTLLRLLTRLEEPDDGRVTHRRDLRVSWLPQTLNLAPDATVRDVVLGTAWLGESMGAEHEWAGDAGVRAILDGLGMPHLGLDAPVGPMSGGERRRVALAALLVRDADLLILDEPTNHLDVGGVDWLAKHLVTRKGALVVVTHDRWFLDAVCTTTWEVADQTVRAYEGGFAAWTLARVERQRIAAATEARRQNLLRKEIAWLRRGAPARTSKPKFRIEAANALIADVPEPRDTMSLQRLATARLGKQVYDLDQVTLHAGPKEILDDVTWQVGPGDRVAILGRNGAGKTTLLRMLAGVSRPDGGRFTTGQTVRPAFLSQELAELPGHLRVLEAVEEVARRVQFGDREISAAQLAEIFGFDDRRLWTPVSDLSGGERRRLQMLRLLAGEPNVLLFDEPTNDLDTDTLAALEDLLDSWPGTIIVASHDRYLIERVTDVAYGMFGDGRLVHLPGGVDEYLARAAAGRGPAPADLTPAAAAPAREGMSAAEVRTAKKELGRLERQVAKLEQKEATLLEQLATHATDYAKVAELDAQLKELRAERERTEEAWLALADELPAG from the coding sequence GTGGCCAACATCGTCAACCTGGACCGGGTGTTCAAGGGGTACGGCGCTGCCGGGCCGCTGCTCACCGACGTCTCACTCGGCCTCGACGACGCGGACCGGGTCGGCGTGGTCGGCCTCAACGGCGCCGGCAAGTCCACCCTGCTGCGGCTGCTCACCCGCCTCGAGGAGCCCGACGACGGCCGGGTCACCCACCGCCGCGACCTGCGCGTCTCCTGGCTGCCGCAGACCCTGAACCTGGCCCCGGACGCCACCGTCCGGGACGTGGTGCTCGGCACCGCCTGGCTCGGCGAGAGCATGGGCGCCGAACACGAGTGGGCCGGCGACGCCGGTGTCCGGGCCATCCTCGACGGCCTCGGCATGCCCCACCTCGGCCTCGACGCGCCCGTCGGGCCGATGTCCGGCGGCGAGCGCCGCCGCGTCGCCCTCGCCGCGCTGCTGGTCCGCGACGCCGATCTGCTCATCCTCGACGAGCCCACCAACCACCTCGACGTGGGCGGCGTGGACTGGCTGGCGAAGCACCTGGTCACCCGCAAGGGCGCGCTCGTCGTGGTCACCCACGACCGGTGGTTCCTCGACGCCGTCTGCACCACCACCTGGGAGGTCGCCGACCAGACCGTCCGGGCGTACGAGGGCGGCTTCGCCGCCTGGACCCTCGCCCGCGTCGAGCGACAGCGGATCGCCGCCGCCACCGAGGCCCGCCGACAGAACCTGCTCCGCAAGGAGATCGCCTGGCTGCGCCGCGGCGCGCCCGCCCGCACCTCCAAGCCGAAGTTCCGCATCGAGGCCGCCAACGCGCTCATCGCCGACGTCCCGGAGCCGCGCGACACGATGTCGCTGCAACGGCTCGCCACCGCCCGGCTCGGCAAGCAGGTGTACGACCTCGACCAGGTCACCCTGCACGCCGGCCCGAAGGAGATCCTGGACGACGTGACCTGGCAGGTCGGCCCCGGCGACCGGGTCGCCATCCTCGGCCGCAACGGCGCCGGCAAGACCACCCTGCTGCGGATGCTCGCCGGGGTGAGCCGCCCCGATGGCGGCCGGTTCACCACCGGGCAGACCGTGCGGCCCGCGTTCCTCTCCCAGGAACTCGCCGAACTCCCCGGCCACCTGCGCGTTCTGGAGGCCGTCGAGGAGGTGGCCCGGCGGGTCCAGTTCGGCGACCGGGAGATAAGCGCGGCCCAGCTCGCCGAGATCTTCGGCTTCGACGACCGGCGGCTCTGGACCCCGGTCAGCGACCTCTCCGGTGGCGAGCGCCGGCGGCTGCAGATGCTCCGGCTGCTCGCCGGGGAGCCCAACGTGCTCCTCTTCGACGAGCCCACCAACGACCTGGACACCGACACCCTCGCCGCGCTGGAGGACCTGCTCGACTCCTGGCCCGGCACGATCATCGTGGCCAGCCACGACCGGTACCTCATCGAGCGGGTCACCGACGTCGCGTACGGGATGTTCGGCGACGGGCGACTGGTGCACCTGCCCGGCGGGGTCGACGAGTACCTGGCCCGCGCCGCCGCGGGCCGCGGCCCGGCGCCCGCCGACCTCACCCCGGCCGCGGCCGCGCCGGCCCGCGAGGGCATGTCCGCCGCCGAGGTACGCACCGCCAAGAAGGAGCTCGGCAGGCTGGAACGGCAGGTCGCCAAGCTGGAGCAGAAGGAAGCCACGCTGCTCGAACAGCTCGCCACGCACGCGACCGACTACGCCAAGGTGGCCGAACTGGACGCCCAGCTCAAGGAGCTGCGGGCCGAGCGGGAACGCACCGAGGAGGCCTGGCTGGCCCTCGCCGACGAGCTGCCGGCCGGCTGA